Proteins from a single region of Argiope bruennichi chromosome 6, qqArgBrue1.1, whole genome shotgun sequence:
- the LOC129971892 gene encoding speckle-type POZ protein B-like, whose amino-acid sequence MAGSNIREAIFVTEREAFVPEDTLTVQCVIWKQSRTPVKTRHLSARTVFKVNRRSFCWKIDEFSTLKPGVRTRIKDDFIDFDLVLNEGLDFGKKLVMDGVLLDKSVKYFSFKTCIIDSEGKKTDSETHEYFESDLKRGISSTLLFVDKLLEDKHRNLPNDVLSLECEYVSSNGTVLYEVCGCGIISPKTTNVTIEKGNEHRVGKEKNEYPPALVIDMKSMYKDGIFSDMELRTSTQSFPVHKNILSVRSPVFRRMFSNDMKEVNIGCVDITDLEDDTVRRMIQYIYTDSLEDLQLENAIKLYVAADKYEILSLRSRCSSFLRDNLCLNKACDILVVADLYHDEDLKTAVQDYMLKYDEVFCSQEWNLIMDTNLKLAAETMYRKFLPG is encoded by the coding sequence ATGGCAGGAAGCAACATAAGAGAAGCAATTTTCGTCACTGAAAGAGAAGCATTTGTTCCTGAAGACACTTTGACAGTACAGTGCGTGATTTGGAAGCAAAGCAGAACACCTGTTAAAACCAGACATTTATCTGCCCGAACAGTTTTCAAAGTAAATCGGAGATCTTTCTGTTGGAAAATCGACGAATTCAGTACCCTGAAGCCTGGAGTAAGAACCAGGATCAAGGACGATTTCATTGATTTTGATCTCGTTTTAAATGAAGGACTTGACTTTGGAAAAAAGCTGGTCATGGATGGCGTTTTACTTGATAAGagcgtaaaatatttttcttttaagacttGCATCATAGACTCGGAAGGTAAAAAGACAGATAGCGAAACCCATGAATATTTTGAATCCGATTTGAAAAGAGGAATATCATCAACTCTGCTCTTCGTTGATAAATTGCTGGAAGACAAACACCGAAATTTGCCAAATGATGTTCTATCTCTCGAATGTGAATACGTCTCTTCGAATGGGACTGTCTTATATGAAGTCTGTGGCTGCGGAATAATTTCTCCAAAAACAACGAATGTGACTATCGAAAAAGGAAACGAACATCGTGTAGGGAAAGAGAAAAATGAATACCCACCAGCTCTGGTGATTGACATGAAATCCATGTATAAAGATGGGATTTTCAGCGACATGGAGCTTCGTACTTCAACGCAATCCTTTCCAGTTCACAAGAATATTTTGAGTGTCAGATCCCCAGTGTTCAGGAGAATGTTCAGCAATGACATGAAGGAGGTGAACATTGGATGCGTCGATATCACCGATTTGGAGGATGATACTGTGCGCCGAATGATTCAGTATATTTATACAGACTCTCTGGAAGATTTGCAGTTGGAAAATGCAATCAAATTGTACGTGGCTGCGGATAAGTATGAGATTCTGTCGCTAAGAAGCAGGTGTTCGTCTTTCTTGAGAGACAATTTGTGTCTAAACAAAGCTTGTGACATTTTAGTTGTCGCTGATTTATACCACGATGAAGACCTGAAAACCGCTGTCCAAGACTATATGCTGAAATATGACGAAGTTTTTTGCTCGCAGGAATGGAATCTTATCATGGATACTAATCTTAAATTGGCTGCAGAAACGATGTATCGGAAATTTCTGCCTGGCTAA